The Thioalkalivibrio thiocyanodenitrificans ARhD 1 nucleotide sequence GCACCCTTTCGCCCGGAGGGCCAGGCTCCTACCCGGAACCATCCCCGTAGGACCCCGGCCCCCTGGATGAAACAATCTCCTGGGAGATCACGCCTGGACCAGCGGCTTGAAGAAACCCGCGCCGAATGCAACGGCCTCGTCCAGCGTGAACACGGTGAGGTTCTCAGTGTCCCCACCCTGCCATCTGGCGGCCGTTTCGGCATCCCGCAGGAAGATCATCTCGAGGCACATGCTGTGGGCGGCGGCACCGCAGGGATTCTGCCAGTGGATGCCTACCCGGATTTCCCGGTCGGGTGTCGCCTCGACGATGTTCATGCCCTGCTGGATGATATGAACGGGTTTGCCGGTCACATGGCAGCGGGAATCGATGTGCACCTCCACATCGTACATGGGCGCAATGGACAGGGCATCCAGCGCGCACATGGCATGGAAGTTGTGGCCGGCCACCCGGATGCGGTGCGGGGTGTCCGCCATGGTCATGGGATAGGCGCCCACGGCCTCCTTGCCCTCCCGGTTGAGCACCACCAGATCGTCGTCCCCAAGACGCTTCAGGGCGCCGGCGACATCCCCGCCGGGCACACTGGCGGCGAGTTCGGTGGATTTCGGCGGACGCCCCTGCTCGATGAAGGAACGCAGGATGGTCCGGTGCACTTCCGCCAGTTCGGGAGGCAGGGCCTCCTGGCGGGCACGCAGCGGCAGTTGGTTGTGAAGCTTCTCGATGGCCTGATCGATGTTCATGGTGATGGTGCTCCGGTTCGCGTGTGCGGGCGTGCAGGGAGGTCGAGCACATCCCGGGCCACGCATAGCATGATTGACGTCTGCAACCAGTATGTCAGCGCATCCGGAAGCTGCGTTGATGCGTATCAATGCAAGTGGACAATGCGGGTGCAGCGATGCCCGGTCCCGGGCCCGCTGCAGCCGGTTCGTGTGGCATGCATCCCTTTCCCGATTCCGTGCAACGGGTTCCGGTATGCAAGCGGGTCCATCCGCTATACTTTTCGGCAGGTGTGCATCCATCGTCCGAAGGACCAACATCATGTCGCGAAGTCCAAGGGCCCCGCGCCCGGAACAGATCTCCCGGTTCGTGGCCGGCATCATCGAGAGCCGCGATCCGGATCTGGGCGAGCATCATCACCGACTCGGTGAAAGTGCGGTGGGGTTCGCCCGGCACGCCGGCTGCTCATCGGAGGAGACCGCGGTGCTTGTGATGGGCGCGCGACTGCACGATATCGGCAAGCTGGCAATCAGCGAGCATGTCCTGCACAAACCAGCACGGTTGACCGCCACGGAACTTGCACTGGTCAGGCAGCATGCGGAGATGGGTCATCGGCTTCTCAGTCCACTGGGATTGGATGCCAGGATTCCGGATGCGGTCTACCACCACCACGAGAACTACGAT carries:
- a CDS encoding alkylmercury lyase family protein yields the protein MNIDQAIEKLHNQLPLRARQEALPPELAEVHRTILRSFIEQGRPPKSTELAASVPGGDVAGALKRLGDDDLVVLNREGKEAVGAYPMTMADTPHRIRVAGHNFHAMCALDALSIAPMYDVEVHIDSRCHVTGKPVHIIQQGMNIVEATPDREIRVGIHWQNPCGAAAHSMCLEMIFLRDAETAARWQGGDTENLTVFTLDEAVAFGAGFFKPLVQA
- a CDS encoding HD-GYP domain-containing protein, with protein sequence MSRSPRAPRPEQISRFVAGIIESRDPDLGEHHHRLGESAVGFARHAGCSSEETAVLVMGARLHDIGKLAISEHVLHKPARLTATELALVRQHAEMGHRLLSPLGLDARIPDAVYHHHENYDGSGYPEGLAGEVIPLAARILRILDSYDAMTETRSYRQGMPRAEALRRLQASAQHYDPRLLEIFCRINRAEPDRAHPQPVPRG